A genomic segment from Paraburkholderia hayleyella encodes:
- a CDS encoding DUF2970 domain-containing protein → MEKVSAMGYKDEGGTKGSFGQLMKAVMWSFFGVRKRRDLEADALHLNPLHVVLAAVISMAVFIGVLMLVVHAVVG, encoded by the coding sequence ATGGAAAAGGTGAGTGCAATGGGTTACAAGGACGAAGGTGGTACGAAAGGCAGTTTCGGCCAGTTGATGAAAGCGGTGATGTGGTCGTTTTTTGGTGTGCGCAAACGACGCGATCTAGAGGCAGATGCGTTGCATTTGAACCCGTTACATGTGGTGCTTGCCGCGGTGATCAGCATGGCGGTTTTTATTGGTGTGCTGATGCTTGTTGTGCATGCGGTCGTGGGTTAG
- a CDS encoding cytochrome c oxidase assembly protein: MEQPPVETGRSFNRTMLLKLIVVAFLMFGFGFALVPMYRAICQITGINNLVQRDATAREAKNTQVDTSRTISIEFDANAHGPLGFKPEQFSLNVHPGEVATVMYQVTNKQDRTIQAQAIPSYAPKQATEFFKKIECFCFTQQTLAANETKHMPVVFVVDPKLPKDVKTITLSYTFFELNVPTPTVPGGTPVAKADPV; the protein is encoded by the coding sequence ATGGAGCAACCACCGGTTGAAACCGGCCGTTCGTTTAACCGCACGATGCTGCTCAAGCTCATCGTCGTTGCATTCTTGATGTTTGGTTTTGGTTTTGCGCTGGTGCCGATGTATCGGGCGATTTGTCAGATCACCGGCATCAACAATCTGGTGCAGCGTGATGCGACCGCACGCGAGGCGAAGAACACCCAGGTGGATACCAGCCGCACGATTTCAATCGAGTTCGATGCGAATGCTCATGGCCCGCTTGGATTCAAACCTGAGCAGTTCAGTTTGAATGTTCATCCGGGTGAGGTTGCAACCGTGATGTATCAGGTGACGAACAAGCAGGACCGGACAATTCAGGCGCAGGCTATTCCAAGCTATGCGCCGAAGCAGGCAACCGAGTTTTTCAAGAAAATCGAATGTTTTTGTTTTACCCAGCAAACGCTGGCGGCGAACGAAACGAAACATATGCCGGTAGTGTTCGTAGTCGATCCGAAGCTGCCGAAAGATGTCAAAACGATCACGCTCTCGTACACGTTTTTTGAACTGAATGTGCCTACGCCGACGGTTCCGGGCGGTACGCCTGTGGCGAAGGCCGATCCAGTCTGA
- a CDS encoding cytochrome oxidase small assembly protein yields the protein MTRNPQEKRSPAEIRASNMRLGLILLVVVVAFFMGAVVRQWLSS from the coding sequence ATGACCCGGAATCCACAAGAAAAACGCAGCCCAGCCGAAATTCGTGCGAGCAATATGCGGCTCGGTTTGATCCTGCTTGTTGTTGTCGTCGCGTTTTTTATGGGTGCGGTTGTCAGGCAGTGGTTGTCTTCCTGA
- the coxB gene encoding cytochrome c oxidase subunit II — translation MEILGKEAMKTIKRALAGVLACSGLLFAGAALAIGDSPGGPAVNEINLQPPVTKIAEELYDLHTFMLIICAVIFIGVFGVMFYSIIAHRKSKGHKAANFHESTTVEIIWTIVPFLIVVLMALPATKTVVAMKDTTNADLTIKVTGYQWKWGYDYLKGPGEGISFLSMLSTPRSEINGQTPITDTYLQEVDNPLVVPVDKKIRIITTANDVVHSWYVPAFGVKQDAIPGFVRDTWFKADKVGTYRGFCTELCGKEHAFMPVVVKVLAADDYAKWVDSQKQKIAAGADDPNKTYTLAELNERGAKVYASTCAVCHQPNGKGLGVFPAIDGGKVANGPLAEHVNLVLHGKGAMPPWASSLNDVEIASVVTYQRNAWGNHTGDVLQPKQVADARNGKLPEGGAHAVDAAAGVPASAADAASSTAASGVDATAQVPAALPASVYFETGKSMLPADASSAIDAAAAYAKAHPEAKFALSGFTDKTGSAEVNAGLAKSRAEAVRDALKAAGIAEDHIILKKPETITGGADAKEARRVEISPAV, via the coding sequence ATGGAAATTTTGGGTAAGGAAGCTATGAAAACAATCAAGCGAGCCCTCGCGGGCGTGCTGGCGTGTAGCGGTCTGCTTTTCGCTGGCGCCGCCCTGGCCATTGGCGATAGCCCTGGCGGCCCGGCCGTCAACGAGATCAATCTCCAGCCGCCGGTGACAAAAATCGCTGAGGAGCTCTACGATCTCCACACATTCATGCTGATTATTTGCGCGGTGATTTTCATCGGCGTGTTCGGCGTGATGTTTTATTCGATCATTGCGCACCGCAAGTCGAAAGGTCACAAGGCGGCCAACTTTCACGAAAGCACAACTGTCGAAATTATCTGGACAATTGTGCCGTTCCTCATCGTCGTGCTAATGGCGCTGCCAGCCACGAAAACCGTCGTGGCGATGAAGGACACAACCAATGCCGATCTCACCATCAAGGTTACGGGTTACCAGTGGAAGTGGGGCTATGACTACCTGAAGGGTCCGGGCGAGGGCATCAGTTTCCTCTCCATGCTGTCCACGCCACGTAGCGAGATCAACGGCCAGACGCCGATCACCGATACCTACCTGCAGGAAGTCGATAACCCGCTTGTGGTGCCGGTAGACAAGAAAATCCGCATCATCACCACCGCGAACGACGTGGTCCATTCCTGGTACGTGCCTGCCTTCGGCGTGAAACAGGATGCGATTCCCGGTTTTGTGCGCGACACGTGGTTCAAGGCAGACAAAGTGGGCACTTATCGCGGCTTTTGTACTGAGCTGTGTGGCAAGGAGCATGCGTTCATGCCGGTGGTCGTCAAGGTGCTGGCGGCTGACGATTATGCAAAATGGGTGGATAGCCAGAAGCAGAAAATAGCTGCTGGCGCGGACGATCCAAACAAAACTTACACACTGGCTGAGTTGAACGAGCGTGGCGCGAAGGTGTATGCATCAACTTGCGCGGTCTGCCATCAGCCAAATGGCAAGGGCTTGGGGGTATTCCCGGCAATTGACGGCGGCAAGGTCGCCAACGGCCCGCTCGCTGAACACGTCAATCTGGTGCTGCATGGCAAAGGCGCTATGCCGCCATGGGCTTCATCGCTGAATGATGTCGAAATCGCCTCGGTTGTGACTTATCAGCGCAACGCCTGGGGCAATCATACGGGCGATGTGCTGCAGCCGAAGCAGGTGGCCGATGCCCGTAATGGCAAGCTGCCTGAAGGGGGCGCTCATGCGGTTGACGCTGCGGCCGGAGTTCCGGCTTCGGCAGCGGATGCCGCGTCTTCAACGGCGGCTTCGGGTGTTGATGCGACCGCGCAGGTACCGGCCGCGCTGCCGGCCAGCGTCTACTTCGAAACCGGCAAGAGTATGTTGCCGGCCGATGCCTCATCCGCTATCGATGCGGCTGCCGCTTATGCGAAGGCACATCCGGAGGCCAAATTTGCGCTGTCGGGCTTTACCGATAAAACCGGTTCAGCTGAGGTCAACGCGGGGTTGGCGAAGAGTCGTGCAGAAGCAGTGAGAGATGCGCTCAAGGCGGCAGGCATTGCCGAAGACCATATCATTTTGAAAAAACCGGAAACGATCACGGGCGGCGCAGATGCAAAAGAAGCACGGCGTGTTGAGATCAGCCCGGCAGTCTGA
- a CDS encoding DUF2244 domain-containing protein → MKRNCSASPRQFVYFYVSLALFSLVIALLLVLCGAWLVLPFTGIELLAVGAAFVVYARHAVDYERIRLFENRLVIEQVSADLCTQFEFNPCWVRVESGASPNTPVRLVSRGESVVIGRHLAQHRRAQFASELRMWLRRCG, encoded by the coding sequence ATGAAGCGTAACTGTTCGGCTTCGCCGAGGCAGTTTGTTTATTTTTATGTATCGCTTGCGTTGTTCTCGCTAGTAATTGCTTTGCTGCTGGTTTTGTGCGGCGCGTGGCTGGTGTTGCCGTTCACCGGTATTGAATTGCTGGCGGTGGGTGCCGCTTTTGTTGTGTATGCGCGTCATGCTGTCGATTACGAGCGTATCCGGCTCTTCGAGAACCGGCTCGTGATCGAGCAGGTCAGTGCGGATCTGTGTACGCAATTTGAGTTCAATCCGTGCTGGGTTCGAGTTGAATCTGGCGCATCGCCTAATACACCGGTCCGGCTGGTCTCGCGGGGCGAGTCGGTTGTGATTGGACGACATCTTGCGCAGCATCGGCGCGCGCAGTTTGCAAGTGAGCTGCGCATGTGGCTTCGGCGTTGCGGTTAG
- a CDS encoding methyltransferase domain-containing protein: MPPLPPDATRPANDVRHLQRIFERRAAHFDDVAFLPREISQRMRERLDYIKINPAHVLDAGCGPGDDLPQLRERFSEALVCGVDLSWAMLARACRQDEPDTRWSRLLPNALGNLLGKRGSRLVQSDFSALPFAAGAFELIWSNLALHWHSRPNLIFAQWQRALKVNGLLMFSTFGPDTLKELRSVYAQLDASRDDGPRAHVIDFVDMHDLGDMLVENGFEIPVMDQERLTVTYQSPQSLLADVRRWGAYPWSRGAVGLMGRSQYRALLAALEARRGADGSIALTFEVIYGHAWKAVPRTTPEGHGIVRLDEIGRGPLKNR, encoded by the coding sequence ATGCCCCCGTTACCTCCCGACGCTACCCGTCCGGCCAATGATGTCCGGCATTTACAACGCATTTTCGAGCGCCGTGCGGCTCACTTTGATGACGTTGCATTCTTGCCGCGCGAAATTTCGCAGCGCATGCGCGAGCGTCTCGATTACATCAAGATCAATCCGGCTCACGTGCTCGATGCGGGCTGTGGCCCGGGTGACGACTTGCCACAATTGCGCGAACGGTTTTCTGAAGCCCTGGTATGCGGTGTGGACTTGTCGTGGGCGATGCTGGCACGGGCGTGTCGCCAGGACGAGCCGGATACACGCTGGTCGCGCCTGCTGCCGAATGCGTTGGGCAATTTGCTTGGCAAGCGAGGATCGCGGCTGGTGCAATCCGATTTTTCAGCCTTGCCGTTTGCTGCAGGCGCGTTCGAGTTGATCTGGTCTAACCTGGCGTTGCATTGGCATTCGCGCCCCAACCTCATATTTGCGCAATGGCAGCGTGCGTTGAAAGTCAACGGCTTGCTGATGTTCAGTACGTTTGGCCCAGACACGCTCAAGGAATTGCGTAGTGTGTACGCGCAGCTTGATGCCTCGCGCGACGATGGGCCACGCGCGCATGTGATCGATTTTGTCGATATGCATGATCTGGGGGACATGCTGGTCGAAAATGGTTTTGAGATACCTGTGATGGATCAGGAGAGGTTGACGGTGACGTATCAGTCACCGCAATCGCTGCTAGCGGATGTGCGCCGTTGGGGCGCTTATCCGTGGTCGCGTGGCGCGGTGGGTTTGATGGGCCGCAGCCAGTACCGGGCATTGCTGGCAGCCCTGGAAGCCAGGCGGGGCGCGGATGGTAGCATCGCGCTGACCTTCGAAGTCATCTACGGACATGCATGGAAAGCCGTGCCGCGCACGACGCCTGAAGGGCATGGCATTGTGCGTCTCGACGAGATTGGACGTGGACCGCTCAAGAATCGCTGA
- a CDS encoding ComF family protein — protein MLPLLFTTQARRAANGWGAGWPHLLQALLPNLCALCGNLSRATLCPGCAEAYWNESRVRCTLCAIPIAAGRAQYNAGIRTNNPPQACPTRYRCADCIGTPRPFDATLTLGDYRAPLDALALGLKFRARLNLARVFAEQLADAVLNLPGPPQPFDVIAPVPLSARRLAERGYNQAWEIARPLARKLRVPGHATLLRRVVHTAPQARLDLEARRRNVSQAFVVAKPVRNLHVALVDDVMTTGATLEALARTLKSAGARRVTNLVALRTPKN, from the coding sequence ATGCTTCCCCTGTTATTCACGACGCAAGCCAGACGCGCCGCCAACGGGTGGGGTGCCGGCTGGCCGCATCTGCTGCAAGCCCTGCTGCCCAACCTGTGCGCGCTTTGCGGCAATTTGTCGCGCGCCACGTTATGCCCGGGTTGCGCTGAGGCGTACTGGAACGAATCCCGTGTGCGCTGCACCCTATGCGCCATCCCCATTGCGGCAGGGCGCGCGCAATATAACGCCGGCATTCGCACGAACAATCCGCCGCAGGCATGCCCAACACGCTACCGTTGCGCCGATTGCATCGGTACACCCCGCCCTTTCGACGCTACCCTCACGCTGGGCGACTACCGCGCGCCACTTGATGCGCTGGCGCTCGGCCTGAAATTCCGCGCGCGTCTGAATCTGGCACGCGTCTTTGCTGAACAGCTCGCCGATGCCGTGCTTAATTTACCTGGCCCGCCCCAGCCATTTGATGTCATTGCCCCCGTCCCACTCTCAGCCAGGCGGCTCGCCGAACGCGGTTACAACCAGGCCTGGGAAATTGCACGGCCGCTGGCACGCAAGCTGCGAGTCCCAGGCCATGCAACACTGCTCCGGCGCGTCGTGCATACCGCGCCGCAAGCACGGCTCGATCTTGAGGCACGGCGGCGCAACGTAAGCCAGGCCTTCGTCGTGGCAAAACCCGTGCGCAACCTGCACGTCGCACTAGTCGACGACGTGATGACCACCGGCGCCACGCTTGAAGCACTCGCTCGCACACTCAAGAGTGCCGGGGCACGGCGCGTGACCAATCTCGTTGCACTACGCACCCCGAAAAACTAG
- the trmL gene encoding tRNA (uridine(34)/cytosine(34)/5-carboxymethylaminomethyluridine(34)-2'-O)-methyltransferase TrmL — MFNVVLVEPEIPPNTGNVIRLCANTGVRLHLIEPLGFPLDDTKLRRAGLDYHEYAQMKVHASWDDFMTAEMPEPARMFAFTTRGAGRFHSRAFLPGDWFIFGAETRGLSDAVLGQFNEEQRVRLPMRPDNRSLNLSNTVAVVVFEAWRQTGFAGGI; from the coding sequence ATGTTCAATGTTGTTCTCGTCGAACCCGAAATTCCGCCCAATACGGGCAATGTGATTCGCCTGTGTGCCAATACCGGTGTGCGCCTGCATTTGATCGAACCGCTCGGGTTTCCTCTTGACGACACCAAACTGCGCCGCGCGGGGCTCGACTATCACGAATATGCACAAATGAAAGTGCATGCTAGCTGGGACGATTTCATGACGGCGGAGATGCCCGAACCCGCGCGCATGTTCGCCTTTACGACCCGTGGGGCGGGACGCTTTCACTCACGCGCTTTCTTGCCTGGCGACTGGTTTATTTTTGGAGCGGAAACGCGCGGGCTATCTGACGCAGTGCTGGGCCAGTTCAATGAAGAGCAACGGGTCCGCCTGCCCATGCGGCCAGACAATCGCAGTTTGAACCTGTCGAACACGGTGGCCGTGGTGGTGTTTGAGGCGTGGCGTCAGACGGGTTTCGCGGGCGGAATCTGA
- a CDS encoding NAD(P)H-dependent glycerol-3-phosphate dehydrogenase, with the protein MKVTVLGAGAWGTALAGHLAKRHDTVLWARDSALVASLQQRHENARYLAGVMLPASLRYETVLSNALDHAQAAEALCVIAAPVAGLRGLCQAMRDTARVPCNLIWLCKGFEADSSMLPHQVVAAELPGHGSNGALSGPSFAREAALGLPVALTVASVSAACRERTVAAFHHDAMRIYTGDDVVGVEVGGAVKNVLAIATGISDGLGLGLNARAALITRGLAEMSRLGVTLGGRAETFTGLTGLGDLILTATGDLSRNRTVGVQLATGRSLAEVLAALGHVAEGVRCAQAVLALARAHAIEMPITQAVCAVLFDGVAPRDAVSALLRRDARAE; encoded by the coding sequence ATGAAGGTCACCGTTCTTGGCGCCGGGGCGTGGGGCACCGCGCTCGCAGGTCACCTGGCCAAACGTCACGACACGGTGCTATGGGCGCGCGATAGCGCGCTCGTTGCCAGTTTGCAGCAGCGTCACGAAAACGCCCGCTATCTCGCGGGCGTTATGCTGCCCGCCAGTCTCCGCTACGAAACGGTTTTGTCTAATGCGCTCGATCACGCGCAGGCTGCTGAGGCGCTATGTGTGATCGCGGCTCCTGTAGCCGGTTTGCGTGGGCTGTGTCAGGCCATGCGTGATACGGCGCGGGTTCCGTGCAATCTCATCTGGCTGTGCAAGGGTTTCGAAGCGGATAGTTCGATGTTGCCGCATCAGGTGGTTGCCGCTGAGCTGCCTGGGCATGGCAGTAACGGCGCGCTGTCGGGGCCAAGCTTTGCCCGCGAGGCAGCGTTGGGTTTGCCGGTGGCGTTGACTGTCGCAAGCGTGTCGGCGGCATGCCGCGAGCGAACCGTGGCAGCGTTTCATCATGATGCGATGCGCATTTACACCGGTGATGATGTGGTTGGCGTTGAAGTAGGCGGCGCGGTAAAGAACGTGCTGGCGATAGCGACGGGTATTTCGGATGGCTTGGGGTTAGGGCTCAATGCGCGTGCTGCGTTGATCACGCGCGGGCTGGCTGAAATGTCGCGGCTTGGCGTGACGCTTGGCGGCCGCGCTGAAACCTTCACCGGGCTCACGGGCCTGGGCGATTTGATTCTGACCGCGACCGGCGATTTGTCACGCAACCGGACAGTGGGCGTGCAGCTTGCCACGGGGCGTTCGCTCGCGGAGGTTCTTGCGGCGCTCGGTCACGTTGCCGAAGGCGTGCGCTGCGCCCAGGCGGTGCTCGCGCTGGCCCGTGCGCATGCGATCGAGATGCCTATTACGCAGGCCGTATGCGCCGTGCTCTTTGATGGCGTAGCGCCTCGTGATGCGGTTAGCGCTTTGCTGCGCCGCGATGCGCGAGCTGAATAG
- the secB gene encoding protein-export chaperone SecB — protein sequence MSDENNQPFFNIQRIYLKDMSLEQPNSPAIFLEQEMPSVEVEVDVKAERLAESVFEVLVTGTVTAKVLDKVAFLIEAKQAGIFDIRNIPEEQIDPLIGIACPTILFPYLRSNIADAISRAGFPPIHLAEINFQALYEQRLAQIGSQNEGASQNGVTH from the coding sequence ATGTCTGACGAGAACAATCAGCCGTTTTTCAATATTCAGCGTATCTATCTCAAGGATATGTCGCTTGAGCAGCCTAATTCACCCGCCATATTTCTCGAACAGGAAATGCCATCGGTCGAAGTCGAGGTCGATGTCAAGGCTGAGCGTCTCGCTGAGAGCGTGTTCGAAGTGCTCGTCACGGGCACGGTGACGGCCAAGGTGCTAGACAAGGTGGCTTTTTTGATCGAAGCCAAGCAAGCAGGCATTTTCGATATTCGGAATATTCCTGAAGAACAGATTGATCCGCTGATCGGCATTGCTTGCCCGACTATTCTCTTCCCGTACCTGCGTTCGAACATTGCGGATGCAATTAGCCGCGCGGGTTTCCCTCCGATTCACCTCGCCGAGATCAACTTCCAGGCGCTTTACGAACAACGTTTGGCGCAGATCGGCAGCCAGAATGAAGGTGCCAGCCAGAATGGCGTGACGCACTAG
- the grxC gene encoding glutaredoxin 3, with amino-acid sequence MNKVTMYSTQVCPYCQMAERLLKSRGVEHVEKVLIDKDPARREEMMARTGRRTVPQVFIGETHVGGYDDLSALDRAGGLMPLLEAV; translated from the coding sequence GTGAACAAGGTAACGATGTACAGCACCCAGGTGTGCCCGTATTGCCAGATGGCCGAACGTCTTTTAAAGTCGCGCGGCGTCGAACACGTTGAAAAAGTCCTTATCGACAAGGACCCTGCCCGCCGTGAGGAAATGATGGCCCGCACAGGCCGCCGCACGGTACCGCAGGTGTTTATTGGCGAAACCCACGTGGGCGGCTACGACGATCTTTCGGCTCTCGACCGCGCGGGCGGGCTGATGCCTTTGCTCGAAGCGGTCTGA
- a CDS encoding rhodanese-like domain-containing protein: MKFFTDYTNLVLIAIILISGGLLLWPTLRRRGGLSVADATQLINRRNATVLDLRPAADFATGHLPAARHLELDELQAKIPSLVKNKSTPILLVCQSGQQSSRAAGTVREAGYAEVQVLEGGMKAWQQAGMPVVKQGTAK, translated from the coding sequence GTGAAGTTTTTCACTGATTACACAAACCTTGTACTCATTGCAATTATCCTCATCTCCGGAGGGTTGCTGTTGTGGCCGACGTTGCGCCGCCGCGGGGGGCTCTCGGTAGCCGACGCCACGCAACTGATCAACCGGCGTAATGCCACGGTGCTTGATCTGCGGCCTGCCGCAGATTTCGCTACGGGCCACTTGCCGGCGGCACGGCATCTCGAACTGGATGAGTTACAGGCAAAAATCCCCTCGCTTGTGAAAAACAAAAGCACGCCGATTTTGCTGGTGTGCCAGAGTGGCCAGCAGTCGTCCCGGGCAGCCGGCACGGTGCGCGAGGCGGGTTACGCTGAAGTTCAGGTGCTTGAAGGCGGAATGAAAGCCTGGCAGCAAGCGGGTATGCCTGTCGTGAAACAAGGAACTGCAAAGTGA
- the gpmA gene encoding 2,3-diphosphoglycerate-dependent phosphoglycerate mutase, which translates to MYKLVLIRHGESTWNKENRFTGWVDVDLTEQGNHEARQAGVLLKASGYTFDIAYTSVLKRAIRTLWHVQDQMDQMYLPVVHSWRLNERHYGALSGLNKAETAAKYGDEQVLVWRRSYDTPPPALDPSDERTAFNDPRYTRVPRAELPLTECLKDTVARVLPIWNESIAPTIKSGRKVLIAAHGNSLRALIKYLDGISDSDIVGLNIPNGVPLVYELDENLKPLRHYYLGDPAAIAQAQAAVASQGKAG; encoded by the coding sequence ATGTACAAACTCGTTCTCATCCGCCACGGCGAATCAACGTGGAACAAGGAAAACCGCTTCACTGGCTGGGTTGACGTCGACCTGACCGAGCAGGGCAACCATGAAGCGCGGCAGGCTGGCGTACTGCTGAAAGCCTCGGGTTATACCTTCGATATCGCCTACACCTCGGTACTCAAGCGGGCAATCCGCACGTTGTGGCACGTGCAAGACCAGATGGACCAGATGTATCTGCCGGTCGTCCATTCATGGCGCCTCAACGAACGTCACTATGGCGCACTATCGGGCCTGAACAAAGCTGAAACCGCGGCGAAATACGGTGATGAACAGGTTCTGGTCTGGCGTCGCAGCTATGACACGCCACCGCCCGCGCTTGATCCCTCCGATGAGCGCACCGCCTTTAACGACCCCCGCTACACCAGGGTGCCACGCGCCGAGTTGCCGCTCACCGAATGCCTGAAAGATACGGTGGCTCGCGTGCTGCCAATCTGGAACGAGTCCATCGCACCAACCATCAAATCCGGCCGTAAAGTGCTCATCGCCGCGCACGGCAACTCGTTGCGGGCGCTGATCAAATACCTGGATGGGATCTCCGACAGCGATATCGTCGGGCTGAACATTCCGAACGGCGTGCCGCTGGTCTATGAACTCGACGAAAACCTGAAGCCGCTGCGCCACTATTACCTCGGGGATCCGGCTGCCATCGCCCAAGCACAAGCCGCTGTGGCGAGCCAGGGCAAGGCGGGCTAA
- a CDS encoding S41 family peptidase has protein sequence MRKNLKNIGLIAAGLATGVFATLQISASAQQPAAAPLPLEQLRLFAEVFGQIKHEYVEPVDDKKLLTSAIKGMVSSLDPHSSYLDKTDYQELQEQTKGRFAGLGIEITQEDGLIKVISPIEDTPAFRAGIRSGDLITRINDKPVRGMTLDKSVKQMRGEPGTKVTLTIFRKTDDRTFPLTVTRAIIKVQSVKTKMPAPGYAYVRITSFQERTTPDLAAKLEDIARQQPNLKGLVLDLRNNGGGLLQSAVGVAGAFLPPDSIVVSTNGQMPDSKQIYRDTYENYRLPSFNGDPLKNLPSIFKTVPIVVLTNAYSASASEIVAGALQDQHRALILGKTTFGKGSVQTVRPMTANTALRLTTAYYYTPSGRSIQNKGIRPDIAIDQFAEGDPDDALVTREVDYSNHLANTQDPNEKKEQEQREQERMDQLRLLEEQNDKKTPEQRQKDRERKPVEFGSADDFMLQQALNKLEGKPVQESKSVTERRLAQNKPAQSASAPVATTPATASGASAVEPASAAVPASAPEAAAKPAGASAAKPASAAVPASAPEAAAKPAGASAAKPASAAAPASAPEAAAKPAGVSAAKPASAAAPASAPEAAAKPDGASAAPAVPASQPVKQD, from the coding sequence ATGCGAAAGAACCTGAAAAATATCGGCCTGATCGCTGCGGGCCTAGCCACTGGCGTATTTGCCACGCTGCAAATTTCCGCCTCGGCCCAGCAACCCGCCGCCGCGCCACTGCCGCTTGAACAATTGCGGCTTTTTGCCGAAGTTTTCGGGCAAATCAAACATGAATACGTCGAACCGGTCGACGATAAAAAATTGCTGACATCCGCGATCAAAGGCATGGTTTCCAGCCTTGATCCACATTCGTCCTATCTTGATAAAACCGATTACCAGGAACTTCAGGAGCAGACCAAAGGTCGCTTCGCGGGCCTCGGGATCGAAATCACCCAGGAAGACGGGCTGATCAAGGTCATCTCGCCCATCGAAGACACCCCTGCATTTCGCGCGGGCATCCGCTCGGGCGACCTGATCACCCGGATCAACGACAAACCCGTGCGCGGCATGACGCTCGACAAATCCGTCAAGCAAATGCGCGGCGAGCCGGGCACCAAGGTCACGCTGACCATCTTCCGCAAAACCGACGACCGCACCTTCCCGCTGACAGTCACGCGCGCCATCATCAAGGTGCAAAGCGTCAAGACGAAGATGCCGGCGCCGGGTTATGCCTACGTCCGCATCACCAGCTTCCAGGAGCGCACCACGCCGGATCTCGCGGCCAAGCTGGAAGACATCGCCCGCCAGCAGCCCAACCTGAAAGGCCTCGTGCTCGATCTGCGCAATAACGGCGGCGGTCTGTTGCAAAGCGCGGTTGGCGTTGCAGGCGCATTCTTGCCGCCGGATTCGATCGTCGTTTCCACGAATGGCCAGATGCCGGATTCGAAGCAGATCTACCGCGACACTTACGAGAACTACCGCCTGCCGTCGTTCAACGGTGACCCGCTTAAAAACCTGCCATCGATCTTCAAAACCGTGCCGATCGTGGTGTTGACCAACGCGTATTCGGCTTCGGCATCTGAAATTGTCGCGGGTGCGCTGCAAGACCAGCATCGCGCGCTGATTCTTGGTAAAACGACGTTCGGCAAGGGGTCGGTGCAAACAGTGCGGCCCATGACCGCCAACACTGCGCTGCGTCTCACCACGGCGTACTACTACACGCCAAGCGGACGTTCGATTCAAAACAAGGGAATTCGTCCAGATATCGCCATTGATCAATTCGCGGAAGGCGATCCGGATGATGCGCTGGTCACACGTGAGGTCGATTATTCGAACCACCTGGCGAACACGCAGGATCCGAACGAGAAAAAAGAGCAGGAGCAACGCGAACAGGAACGCATGGACCAATTGCGGCTTCTCGAAGAGCAAAACGACAAAAAAACGCCCGAACAGCGCCAGAAAGATCGTGAGCGCAAACCTGTCGAATTTGGCTCCGCCGACGATTTCATGCTGCAACAGGCGTTGAACAAGCTCGAAGGCAAGCCCGTTCAGGAATCGAAGTCCGTGACCGAGCGCCGCCTCGCGCAGAACAAACCGGCTCAATCCGCTTCGGCGCCAGTGGCAACCACACCGGCTACGGCTTCAGGCGCTTCGGCGGTCGAGCCTGCTTCAGCGGCCGTGCCTGCATCGGCACCTGAAGCCGCGGCTAAACCGGCTGGCGCTTCGGCTGCCAAGCCTGCTTCAGCGGCCGTGCCTGCATCGGCGCCTGAAGCCGCGGCTAAACCGGCTGGCGCTTCGGCTGCAAAGCCTGCTTCAGCGGCCGCGCCTGCATCGGCGCCTGAAGCCGCGGCTAAACCGGCTGGCGTTTCGGCTGCCAAGCCTGCTTCAGCGGCCGCGCCTGCATCGGCACCTGAAGCCGCGGCTAAGCCCGATGGCGCTTCGGCCGCGCCAGCGGTGCCGGCTTCACAGCCTGTCAAGCAAGACTAG